AACCTTACATTCAATAGAAAACAAATTTTAAACTAGATAGGGGGCGCTAAAAATAATGTTAAATAAACCTCTTCTTGCAATTTTAAATATTTTTGTTGAATCAAAAGCTATGGATAAAGTTGTAGATGAATTAGTTAAAATGCCTGAAGTTCTTGATGTTTATGAAGTTACTGGAGAATTCGATATTGTAGCTTTAATTTCTACAGAAAACTTATCATCATTTAGAAATTTCTTAAAAAATAAAGTTTTAAAAATAGAAGGTGTTAAAAGCACTGTTACCTCAATTATTCTTTCTACACCAAAGAAGAACGGTGTAGTAACTTCTTTTGAGGAGAAACAATAAAATTTAAAAGAGTCAAGTATTAGTTTTTATCTAATTAGAAAAACTTATATTGGTGTTTAAAATGATGAGCGGGGGTTCCCGAGACTTTAAACAGCGGGAGACAGGACAAAGGGGCAGGGCTGCGCTTTTAAAGCGCTGTGCTAGACTTAAGATCCCGTTAGGGATAAAAAATCCTGTGGCGTAGGCCTTCGTGGGTTCGAATCCCACCCCCCGCACCAAATTACCGGTAAAATTTTAGTTAGGTTTATATTCCCCTCTGTTTTCTTTAGATATAGTTAAGGATTAGAAATCCTTCACCGAAAGAAGAGCTATTTAGTAAGGAAATCCCCCCAGACTTGCGACTTTTAAAATTGCATGCATAAACAAGGAAGTATAAAATTGAAAATTTTGAGATAAGGAAAAAATTTAGTAAACATACCTAGAAGAATTCAAATACACTTGAACAAATTTCTTTATTTACCTTCACAAAAAAGATTTTAGTTATACACGTTTCTTTATTGATTTTGATGTGAAGCTTCACTAAGTATATATTTTATATTTAAAAGAGTAAAAAATAAAAGAGGTTTTTAATTTTAAATTTCGCCTTCCCACATTTGCTCCATAAGGCAGGTTATGCTTTCTAAGGTTATGGTTCTTGGATTATTGTTTTTCAAGTC
This region of Candidatus Bathyarchaeota archaeon genomic DNA includes:
- a CDS encoding Lrp/AsnC ligand binding domain-containing protein, whose product is MLNKPLLAILNIFVESKAMDKVVDELVKMPEVLDVYEVTGEFDIVALISTENLSSFRNFLKNKVLKIEGVKSTVTSIILSTPKKNGVVTSFEEKQ